The following proteins are encoded in a genomic region of Methylobacterium tardum:
- a CDS encoding DUF2735 domain-containing protein codes for MAATDPRETAKIYDLSAFRRARATPRAVAEAKPAPVPSFSGGAWYHEAAIREDERPRRP; via the coding sequence ATGGCCGCCACGGACCCGCGCGAAACCGCCAAGATCTACGATCTGTCCGCGTTCCGGCGCGCACGGGCGACGCCCCGCGCCGTCGCGGAGGCGAAGCCAGCGCCGGTGCCGAGCTTCAGCGGCGGCGCGTGGTACCACGAGGCCGCCATCCGCGAGGACGAGCGCCCGCGGCGGCCGTGA